Genomic segment of Panicum virgatum strain AP13 chromosome 9N, P.virgatum_v5, whole genome shotgun sequence:
ACGGAAAACTAATAACCAACTGATTCACGTGGGTAATAGGAACAGAAAGCTCTACTAACACGGTTTTATTATATCAATGGACGCTGAAACGATTAAGGTTCTTATTGGTCAGCCATATAGACATTACATCACCAACCCAAAAAAGAATTAAATCTTCAGGGGCATATTGGAAAGCATTCCAGAACTTCAAAGAAAACTGCATGCAATGTAAATGTTAAACTCAGAAAAAAAGCAATGATAAGGCTGCCTAAATATTTCCTTCCCTATACCCCACAATGCATATGTCCTACAATCATATCAAGTATCTTCCATACAGTTATGTGATTATGTCACATCATGTTGATGATCTTCAATCGTGTGTTCAAAACTAGTTGCAAACCAAGAGAGTAGCATGACGAATGACGCACCTACAATACATATAGTAAGCTGGCAGGATCAAATCCATGAAGCAGCCAGATTTACAACTCATCAGATGAATTTTGCATGAGAAGATTGTACAAATGCATCCAGAATTCAGGGTTTGTTAGAGTCGATCATGATCCGTGGAGTACCAAACTAATCAAAAGAGAATATTCTTAAGGGCCTCAGAGTAAAGTGATTCACAACCCatagaagcagaaaacggtaaCAACTAAATTATGCTATAATGGTATGGTGGCTTTTGCTTTTGCAGTTATTTGGCTTATTTTTATTGACCCATGTCCTCACTGAAAGCCAGAAACTAATTATATCTCTGAGTAATTCTCCTAAGAGCACAAGTATAGTATTAGACTACACCATCGTGAATCCACGACAGCAAATTTGCTATGGATATCACAAGCATTCATTCAAGTGTATTTCAGAAAATGAGCTGGATAAGTGAAGTAGTAGCAATACAGACTGATCTGCGGTAAAATACTTTTACAATATAGTGAGCATGTCCTCCATTGGCAGAGCTCAGACAGCCCAAAGTTCAAGCATGAAAGTAGTAAAAAGAAGTAAAACTACAACTACaatacttacaaccgaatagAAATATTACGAGATTAGATACATACAACAGCTGTAGTTTGCCGCTCCTCAAAGATGCTAAGCTCATATCATTCAATAGTCTGCCTTACTGGGCACAAGCTGATATGCTTTAGCCAATTTCCCTTCACCGGAGTCCATTGGTTTCCAAGACCAAGCTGTACCATTGTTCCTCAGCTCGGTCCTCAACCTCAGCACCAGCATGACCAAAGTCACAAATAACCCAGCAAAGATGAAACCACACAGCAGGGAGAGGGCGAATTCCCCGATCCCCTTACTCACCCCATACTCCACGTCTAGCGCAATTGGGAAGTTTCCATCCATACCGCCACTCGTCTTGTTCATCCTCATAATCTCCAGCGCATTAAGGATACCGCTTACTTCATCAGATCGGCTCTGCTTCAAGCCACCGATGGCCAATTTCAGCATCCCCTCACCCTCCACGTCAACAATAAAGTCAATGTAATAAGGATAAGCCAAGAATCCGGTGGTGCTAGAGAGATCGAAATTCTTGACTGCAAGATTGCCATTGACGTAGATATTGAAGTAGAGCTCATACAACGCCTTGCTAACAATGTCACAGAAGTGCATCCGCACGAGGTACCGGCTGCCAGCAGGCACAGGGAAACCCCAAGTCACATTGGCCCCTGGCTTCACTGATCTCGCAGAGCTGTAGACATTGTCAGGAGCCACCTCCCGGGTCATCTGCCTGCTACCCCTGGGATAAGCGATCCGGCCACTGAACGACCATACCTTGTAGTTGGTCGAGTCCGTGCCAACGAGGAAGTCCGCATCATTAACCCATGTCCGCCACAGCGTGTCATTGAACGGCGTGACCTTACGACCGGCGACAGTGATCCTGTAGAGAGTCTCAAACACCTGAGACGAAAGCCCGTCGATctgagcggcgccggcggatgTGACGAGGGTGCCAATGTCGCCTACGATCTCCTCGGGCGCAGAAACGAGCTCGATGGCGTTGATGAAGGCGGTGGAGGCCGAGTCAGGGACGAAGGTGAGGACGATGATGTCGGAATCCACGGGGAGGATGAACTCCTTCACGACGGGGGACGAGGCGGTGAAGTTGTGGAGGAGGAGCAAACCCCCGGCGCCCACGTGGAAGCGGGAGGCGGAGAGGGCGGGGGCGAAGGGGTAGAAGTGGAGGCGCAGGATGTggtgcccgcggcggcggacggcgaggtCGTAGGACGCGCGGCAGGAGAAGACCCGCGCGGAGGCGTGGAgaggggaaggcggcggcggggagcctgggggcgcggcggaggagagggTCGGGGCGGGTGAGCGGAGGCGGGTGGAGGCGCAGCCGGAGTCCGGGACGAAgcggcggccgtcggggaggaCGGCCGGGGCCTCCGCGCCGCACGCGAGGAGGTGGTTGTCCACCGGGGCGtaccgcgcggcggcgacggcggcggcggagcagaggacgccgaggaggaggacggcgaggcggcgaggggTTGGTGGGGAAGCCATGGCGGAGGGGGACGGGGAGGGAGGTGGTGGATTTGGGTGGCGATTTGTCGAGTTGTGGGAGGGGGGAAATGGTGTTTGATTAATTGGAGGACAGCTGGAGATCGACAGGCCGGACGGAGTATAGGAATCAATTCGGCGCGAGCGCGTGGGGCTGGACTGGGAGAGACGACTCACTCTCGGGTGGCGGTGGTTTTTGGTGGGTCTTCAACGGCTCGACGCGTCGTCGGTCAGGCCGCTTTTCTTGTTGGGCCTATGGTTTTCTCATGGGTGTCcaggatttttttcatttttatattaaaaaaaacaaaatttcaaaaatatatgctgaATAGGGAAATTTTTAAAAATGGATGTCTGTCGCCCTCCTAATGGGTGCCTGTCGCACATCCAGTAGGCGacatgacctaaatgtaaaaaaaaagtacatttaggtcctggcgcccagggtgcattaaactctgaacttgtaaaatttatataaaatcgtagaaaaataaaaaaacacaaactcaactgttctggattctatgaaacaagatctacaacttttgttacataaagtttttcatttgatcaatgtatcttgctctattttaaataccaatttaatgcacttttatttaaatctcaagatgcatcctttggatgcatgtcatctttggccacggtgttgcatatggtgagcatagacttgtacaaaattggtatgcccaaaaaacatttctagaataagtttttaaattagatcttgcaatatgtctagtttaaatgggttat
This window contains:
- the LOC120687855 gene encoding probable receptor-like protein kinase At5g24010; this translates as MASPPTPRRLAVLLLGVLCSAAAVAAARYAPVDNHLLACGAEAPAVLPDGRRFVPDSGCASTRLRSPAPTLSSAAPPGSPPPPSPLHASARVFSCRASYDLAVRRRGHHILRLHFYPFAPALSASRFHVGAGGLLLLHNFTASSPVVKEFILPVDSDIIVLTFVPDSASTAFINAIELVSAPEEIVGDIGTLVTSAGAAQIDGLSSQVFETLYRITVAGRKVTPFNDTLWRTWVNDADFLVGTDSTNYKVWSFSGRIAYPRGSRQMTREVAPDNVYSSARSVKPGANVTWGFPVPAGSRYLVRMHFCDIVSKALYELYFNIYVNGNLAVKNFDLSSTTGFLAYPYYIDFIVDVEGEGMLKLAIGGLKQSRSDEVSGILNALEIMRMNKTSGGMDGNFPIALDVEYGVSKGIGEFALSLLCGFIFAGLFVTLVMLVLRLRTELRNNGTAWSWKPMDSGEGKLAKAYQLVPSKADY